One stretch of Fervidobacterium thailandense DNA includes these proteins:
- a CDS encoding transposase — translation MFISAPQKFSPAQLVNLFKGITAKKLAEQFPELRIKHGALTGTYYVDTAGTLTYFPR, via the coding sequence ATGTTCATATCAGCCCCACAAAAATTCTCGCCAGCACAGTTGGTTAACCTCTTCAAGGGCATTACGGCTAAAAAACTTGCCGAACAGTTTCCCGAGCTCAGAATAAAACATGGAGCTTTGACAGGAACTTACTATGTTGATACAGCTGGTACTTTGACCTACTTCCCGCGCTGA
- the cas1 gene encoding CRISPR-associated endonuclease Cas1, translating to MIIYIMEQGAVLAKRDGRMVVLKAKKVLDEVPLKKIERINLLGNITMTTNMINYCLDNKIEVIFMTQHGRYRGKLYTDEHRNVLLRLKQYERSLDQNFRLKMAKSIVKGKLMNYYDFLTAKSKLLPKGTLSDERAGLRITIEKVEKSKDVDEVRGYEGLGSKIYFAGFRKCIKSENLNFQQRTAHPPKDEVNAMLSLGYYFLYVEMLLALNAVGLDPYLGNLHTIDVAKQALLFDLVEEFRNPIVDSFVLNLINLKKIVPEDFEKRENDIVYFTKDGMRKYISNFEEFLRQKLKYHLDGEENYVRTIFEKQARHYARVVLGEEEEYQPFRIT from the coding sequence ATGATAATATACATCATGGAACAAGGAGCCGTTTTAGCTAAAAGAGACGGAAGAATGGTTGTCCTCAAAGCCAAAAAAGTTCTTGACGAGGTTCCACTGAAAAAGATAGAACGCATAAATCTCCTGGGAAACATAACCATGACAACCAACATGATCAACTACTGCTTAGACAACAAAATAGAGGTCATATTCATGACGCAACACGGTCGGTATCGTGGCAAGTTGTATACGGATGAACATCGGAACGTTTTACTACGACTAAAGCAATACGAACGTTCCTTAGATCAGAATTTTCGGCTGAAAATGGCAAAATCAATAGTGAAAGGAAAGCTTATGAATTACTACGACTTTCTCACAGCAAAAAGCAAACTACTTCCTAAAGGAACACTGAGTGACGAGCGTGCAGGACTGAGAATAACTATCGAAAAAGTCGAAAAGTCAAAAGATGTAGATGAAGTCAGAGGGTACGAAGGTCTCGGATCGAAAATATATTTTGCAGGATTCAGAAAGTGTATTAAATCGGAAAACTTAAACTTTCAACAGCGTACCGCGCATCCTCCAAAAGATGAAGTAAACGCGATGCTTTCTTTGGGATACTACTTTCTCTACGTTGAAATGCTACTTGCTCTGAACGCAGTTGGTTTAGATCCATACCTTGGGAATCTTCACACAATAGACGTAGCAAAGCAGGCACTACTTTTCGACCTTGTTGAAGAATTTAGGAACCCTATTGTAGACTCTTTTGTTCTGAATCTCATAAATTTGAAGAAAATTGTGCCGGAGGACTTTGAAAAACGAGAAAACGATATAGTTTATTTCACAAAGGATGGAATGAGAAAATACATCTCAAATTTCGAAGAATTCCTGAGACAGAAATTAAAATACCATTTAGATGGAGAGGAAAATTATGTACGCACGATTTTTGAAAAACAAGCTCGCCACTATGCAAGAGTTGTACTCGGTGAAGAGGAGGAGTATCAACCTTTTCGGATAACATGA